From Balneola sp. MJW-20, the proteins below share one genomic window:
- the pruA gene encoding L-glutamate gamma-semialdehyde dehydrogenase, which translates to MPDLTLKKFRNETYLDFNDPTHDGAQKEALENVRSQFGKEYDLYINGEFVKGDEGTFESRNPSNTDEVIGTFQMASKDQAFQALEDAWTAFEDWKFVSAKKRADYLFKAADVIRRRRLEINAWMISEAGKCYLEADADTCEAIDFLDYYAYEALRIDDGMPVLDTWGDQNRTVYMPIGAGVSISPWNFPFAIFVGMAAAPIVVGNTVVAKPAPDTPKMGHLLAEIFEEVGLPKGVFNYVTGGDIEVGENLAKHPKTRFISFTGSKPVGLHLQKIAGDTPEGQPFLKRLVCELGGKNAIIVEDDADIDMAAEEIVKGAFGFQGQKCSACSRVIAHEKIYDELLEKVVSRTKALNVGDAKENYISGPVINQKAVDKIMSYIEIGKEEGKLMAGGKRAETENDGFYIEPTVFADVDPNARIAQEEIFGPVTAFIKAKNTDEALDIANSTAFGLTGGYISSDPKKIERALREFNVGNLYVNRKNTGALVGGQPFGGFKMSGTDGKAGGRDYLKYFLEPKSMTYRPHKDVDFDFPSFRFADRD; encoded by the coding sequence ATGCCTGATCTCACATTAAAAAAATTCAGAAATGAGACCTACCTGGATTTCAATGATCCTACCCATGATGGTGCTCAAAAAGAGGCACTGGAAAATGTCCGGTCTCAGTTTGGTAAGGAATATGACCTTTACATCAACGGAGAGTTTGTAAAAGGTGATGAGGGAACTTTTGAAAGCCGAAATCCATCCAACACCGATGAAGTGATCGGTACTTTTCAGATGGCATCTAAAGATCAGGCATTTCAGGCGCTGGAAGATGCCTGGACTGCATTTGAAGACTGGAAATTCGTATCTGCCAAGAAGAGAGCAGATTATCTGTTTAAAGCCGCGGATGTGATCCGCCGCAGAAGGCTGGAGATCAACGCGTGGATGATCAGTGAAGCCGGCAAATGCTACCTCGAAGCTGATGCTGATACTTGTGAAGCGATCGACTTCCTGGACTACTATGCATACGAGGCACTTCGTATTGATGATGGTATGCCGGTGCTGGATACCTGGGGTGATCAGAACCGAACCGTATATATGCCGATAGGTGCCGGAGTCTCTATTTCTCCATGGAATTTCCCATTTGCTATCTTTGTGGGAATGGCGGCGGCTCCGATCGTGGTAGGAAATACCGTGGTTGCGAAACCGGCTCCCGATACTCCTAAAATGGGACATCTGCTGGCTGAGATCTTTGAGGAAGTGGGACTTCCCAAAGGGGTATTCAATTATGTAACCGGTGGAGACATCGAAGTAGGTGAGAATCTTGCCAAGCATCCTAAGACCCGGTTTATTTCCTTTACCGGATCCAAGCCGGTAGGACTTCACCTGCAGAAGATCGCCGGAGACACTCCGGAAGGTCAGCCATTCCTGAAGCGCCTGGTTTGTGAGCTGGGTGGTAAAAATGCCATTATCGTCGAAGATGATGCTGATATCGATATGGCTGCGGAAGAGATCGTTAAAGGGGCCTTCGGATTTCAGGGTCAGAAATGCTCAGCCTGTTCAAGAGTGATCGCGCATGAGAAGATCTACGATGAACTGCTCGAGAAAGTAGTATCCCGCACCAAGGCTCTCAACGTCGGTGATGCTAAAGAAAATTATATTTCCGGTCCGGTCATCAACCAGAAAGCCGTTGATAAGATCATGAGCTATATTGAGATCGGTAAAGAAGAAGGAAAACTAATGGCCGGTGGTAAAAGAGCCGAAACCGAAAATGACGGATTCTATATCGAGCCTACGGTATTTGCGGATGTCGACCCAAATGCCCGGATCGCCCAGGAAGAGATCTTCGGACCGGTAACTGCATTCATAAAAGCTAAGAATACCGACGAAGCACTTGATATTGCCAACAGCACCGCATTTGGTCTTACCGGAGGTTATATCAGCTCTGATCCTAAGAAGATCGAAAGAGCACTCAGAGAATTCAACGTAGGGAACCTGTATGTGAACCGTAAGAATACGGGAGCATTGGTAGGAGGTCAGCCTTTCGGGGGATTCAAGATGAGTGGTACGGACGGGAAGGCGGGTGGTCGTGACTACCTCAAGTACTTCCTCGAGCCTAAGTCCATGACCTATCGTCCGCACAAGGATGTAGATTTTGACTTCCCGAGCTTTCGGTTCGCAGACCGGGACTAA
- the gap gene encoding type I glyceraldehyde-3-phosphate dehydrogenase, giving the protein MAKIKVGINGFGRIGRMVTRAILSQYKNEIEIVGVNDLTDTATLAHLFKYDSAQGTYPGDVSVDGDTITIDGMSFKVSAERDPAALKWGEMNTDVVVESTGIFRDKAGASKHIQAGARKVIISAPASGGDVKTIVLGVNDEEISDDVEIYSNASCTTNCLAPMVKVLDDEFGVEKGFMTTVHAYTGDQNIVDAPHKDLRRARAAAVNIIPTTTGAAKAVGLVLPHLDGKLDGGAVRVPTPTGSLTDLVAVVEKETTAEEVNAAFKKAAAGSLKGILEYADIELVSSDIVGNPHSNIYDSQLTKVDGKLVKIIGWYDNEAGYSHRTADLITKIV; this is encoded by the coding sequence ATGGCTAAAATCAAAGTTGGAATCAATGGGTTTGGGCGCATCGGCCGTATGGTAACCCGAGCGATCCTCTCTCAGTATAAAAATGAAATTGAAATCGTTGGAGTTAACGATCTTACAGATACAGCTACTCTGGCACATTTGTTCAAATATGATTCCGCGCAGGGTACCTATCCCGGCGATGTATCGGTTGATGGAGATACGATCACTATTGACGGCATGAGTTTTAAGGTATCTGCTGAGCGCGATCCGGCTGCTCTTAAATGGGGTGAAATGAATACCGATGTGGTAGTGGAATCTACCGGTATATTCCGCGATAAAGCTGGTGCTTCCAAGCACATTCAGGCAGGCGCCAGAAAAGTTATTATCTCAGCTCCAGCTTCAGGCGGAGATGTTAAGACTATCGTACTGGGTGTTAATGACGAAGAGATCTCAGATGATGTTGAGATCTACTCGAATGCCAGTTGTACTACTAACTGCCTGGCTCCAATGGTTAAGGTGCTTGATGATGAGTTCGGAGTTGAAAAGGGCTTTATGACAACGGTTCATGCCTACACCGGAGACCAGAATATTGTGGATGCACCCCACAAGGATCTTAGAAGAGCCCGTGCTGCAGCGGTTAACATTATTCCAACCACTACCGGTGCAGCCAAAGCAGTTGGACTGGTACTTCCGCACCTGGATGGCAAACTGGATGGCGGCGCGGTTCGTGTTCCAACCCCCACCGGTTCTCTGACCGACCTGGTTGCTGTGGTTGAGAAAGAAACCACCGCTGAAGAAGTAAATGCTGCATTTAAGAAAGCAGCAGCCGGATCCCTGAAAGGCATTTTAGAATATGCCGATATTGAGCTGGTATCTTCTGATATAGTCGGAAATCCACACTCTAATATTTATGATTCACAGCTTACTAAAGTGGACGGTAAACTGGTGAAAATAATTGGCTGGTATGATAATGAAGCCGGTTATTCACACCGTACGGCTGATCTGATCACCAAGATCGTATAA
- a CDS encoding M28 family peptidase — protein sequence MLLRSKNLLILVLVSAVVTLSCHSGNEDDVKLNTMQLIEDLEFISSDSTQGRRTGTDGNRIAREYLIKRLTGIGVKPFRGQYQHPFEFSRRNESYTGINIVAVSEGVSDSMIVISAHYDHIGRRDSLIFNGADDNASGTAALLALADYFSKVRTKHTLVFAAFDAEEMGKRGADAFVADSLVRNKTVLNINMDMIAQNQDNEIYASGTYHYPFLRPVLEDLNTGEIRLLFGHDRPDSEQDDWTYASDQSAFHDAGIPFIYFGVEDHPHYHRHTDGFDTIPQEFYRRSVSLILDAVIAFDEM from the coding sequence ATGCTGTTGAGATCTAAAAATCTGCTCATTCTGGTTCTGGTATCGGCAGTGGTAACCCTCTCATGCCATTCAGGCAATGAGGATGATGTCAAACTCAATACGATGCAGCTTATTGAGGACCTTGAGTTTATATCTTCAGACTCAACACAGGGCCGGAGAACCGGTACGGATGGCAATCGCATAGCCCGGGAGTATCTGATCAAGCGATTAACAGGGATTGGAGTGAAGCCCTTCAGGGGACAGTATCAGCATCCCTTTGAATTCAGTCGAAGAAACGAGTCGTATACCGGGATCAACATTGTAGCAGTATCTGAAGGAGTATCGGATTCAATGATTGTGATCTCTGCTCATTATGATCACATTGGGCGCAGAGACAGCCTGATATTTAACGGGGCCGATGACAATGCTTCCGGAACAGCTGCACTGCTCGCACTGGCGGATTATTTTTCGAAGGTCAGAACAAAGCATACCCTTGTATTTGCGGCATTCGATGCAGAAGAGATGGGCAAAAGAGGGGCAGATGCCTTCGTAGCTGATTCTCTGGTAAGAAATAAGACGGTTCTGAATATCAATATGGATATGATCGCTCAGAATCAGGACAACGAGATCTATGCTTCCGGGACCTATCATTATCCTTTCCTGAGACCGGTACTGGAAGACCTTAATACCGGAGAGATCCGGCTTTTATTCGGTCATGACCGGCCTGATTCGGAGCAGGACGACTGGACCTATGCTTCCGACCAATCGGCATTTCATGATGCCGGAATACCCTTCATATATTTCGGGGTGGAAGATCATCCGCACTATCATCGGCATACCGATGGCTTTGACACTATTCCGCAGGAATTCTATCGCCGGTCGGTGTCTTTAATTCTCGATGCTGTCATAGCCTTCGATGAAATGTAG
- a CDS encoding OsmC family protein, translating to MNIQVDWLGKDFHMEAANEEGGKIRMDGNTQIGGLEGGMSPMQMLLAAIGGCSAIDVISILEKQKQTLKDLSVEVDGDKEKTKAGYSEYKSIHLHFRLSGDLDPKKVERALELSITKYCSVSKALEKGSEISYDYEIV from the coding sequence ATGAATATTCAGGTAGACTGGTTGGGTAAAGACTTTCATATGGAAGCAGCCAATGAAGAAGGCGGTAAGATCAGAATGGACGGCAACACCCAAATAGGTGGACTGGAAGGAGGAATGAGTCCCATGCAGATGCTGCTTGCTGCGATCGGAGGATGCAGTGCTATTGATGTGATCTCCATCCTGGAAAAGCAAAAACAGACGCTTAAAGATCTTTCTGTGGAAGTAGACGGTGACAAGGAAAAGACCAAAGCAGGTTATTCGGAATACAAATCCATTCACCTGCACTTCAGGCTCAGTGGCGACCTGGATCCCAAAAAAGTAGAACGGGCACTGGAATTATCGATCACCAAATACTGCTCGGTATCCAAAGCTCTTGAAAAAGGATCTGAGATATCCTACGATTACGAGATCGTTTAA
- a CDS encoding acetamidase/formamidase family protein, whose translation MRSTGIVLVILLFAGCEQVEQSGQDYPQPEYMLSQDQTHNRWSSAIEPVLTVPSGSVIEVMTEEASDKQLSMNSSLEDLNNLSFDPIHPLTGPVYVEGAEPGDVLKVTLHKIEMGDWGWTAIVPGFGFLSDEFNEPYLKTFDLTSENGEAQFSDNISIPLKPFPGVMGVAPDTPDSLSTIPPRANGGNMDDPNMTEGTTAYFPVLVKGALFSIGDTHAAQGLGEVCGTAIEAPMNIIYEVEVIKGGRTIQEPQYETEEYYAVTGFGTTIDEAAKKATRYMIDYLEAEKGMSREDAYALCSLAGDLKIAEVVDVPHMLVTMHIPKSIFKD comes from the coding sequence ATGAGATCAACAGGAATAGTACTCGTCATTCTTCTGTTTGCCGGATGTGAACAGGTTGAGCAAAGCGGTCAGGATTACCCTCAACCGGAATATATGCTCTCTCAGGACCAAACTCATAACCGGTGGAGCAGTGCTATAGAGCCGGTACTGACGGTACCTTCGGGATCTGTAATCGAGGTAATGACGGAAGAAGCCTCGGATAAACAACTCAGCATGAATTCCTCTCTTGAGGATCTGAACAATCTGAGTTTTGATCCGATTCACCCGCTTACCGGACCGGTTTATGTGGAAGGAGCGGAACCCGGAGACGTACTCAAGGTAACCCTACATAAGATTGAGATGGGAGACTGGGGATGGACAGCTATCGTACCTGGTTTTGGTTTTCTTTCGGATGAGTTCAATGAACCATATCTGAAGACCTTTGATCTGACTTCTGAAAATGGGGAAGCACAGTTTTCTGATAATATCAGTATCCCACTTAAACCATTTCCCGGAGTAATGGGAGTTGCACCCGATACCCCGGATTCTTTATCAACTATTCCGCCACGGGCGAATGGAGGAAATATGGACGACCCGAATATGACGGAGGGTACCACTGCTTATTTTCCTGTATTAGTGAAGGGAGCTTTATTTTCCATAGGTGATACACATGCTGCCCAGGGACTGGGAGAGGTGTGCGGAACCGCTATAGAAGCCCCAATGAACATTATCTATGAGGTCGAGGTTATCAAAGGTGGCCGCACTATTCAGGAGCCTCAATATGAGACAGAAGAATATTATGCGGTGACAGGTTTTGGAACCACGATCGATGAAGCAGCTAAAAAGGCAACCCGCTACATGATCGATTACCTGGAAGCCGAGAAGGGGATGAGCCGGGAAGATGCCTATGCTCTTTGCTCACTTGCAGGGGATCTCAAGATCGCAGAAGTAGTGGATGTACCCCATATGCTGGTTACCATGCACATACCGAAATCAATATTTAAAGACTAA
- a CDS encoding SDR family NAD(P)-dependent oxidoreductase, translating to MAKTALITGASSGIGRDLAHVHAEHGGDLIVIARREDALIELKEEIESRHEVSVRVIARDLLETGACQEIHDEIKKEGINVEYLINNAGFGGREYFYEQDPEYQMDMIDLNVKVLTKMSRLFLPWMVERNSGRILNVASTAGLIPGPLQAVYFATKAYVVSLSQAIAGEVMDTEVTCTALCPGAVATEFAAHADLENTDLFKKAASSRSVAEIGYKAMMEGELVSINEFGLKVQLEWLAPFAPRKLLLNMVKKMQE from the coding sequence ATGGCTAAAACGGCTTTGATAACCGGAGCTTCAAGCGGAATAGGCAGAGACCTTGCTCATGTTCATGCAGAACATGGGGGAGATCTGATTGTTATCGCCCGACGTGAGGACGCACTCATTGAGTTGAAGGAGGAGATTGAAAGCCGGCACGAGGTTTCGGTAAGGGTGATAGCAAGAGACCTTCTTGAAACCGGAGCCTGTCAGGAGATACATGATGAGATCAAGAAAGAGGGGATCAACGTCGAGTACCTTATCAATAATGCAGGCTTTGGTGGTAGGGAGTATTTCTATGAACAGGATCCTGAGTATCAGATGGATATGATCGATCTGAATGTGAAAGTGCTGACCAAAATGTCACGTTTATTTTTGCCCTGGATGGTTGAGCGTAACAGCGGACGAATTCTGAATGTGGCCAGTACAGCTGGATTAATTCCGGGACCGCTTCAGGCCGTTTATTTTGCAACGAAAGCCTATGTGGTTTCACTCAGTCAGGCGATCGCCGGTGAAGTCATGGATACGGAAGTGACTTGCACGGCACTTTGCCCGGGCGCCGTAGCAACAGAATTTGCAGCTCATGCAGACCTGGAAAATACAGACCTGTTCAAAAAAGCAGCTTCCTCACGCTCAGTAGCGGAGATCGGATACAAAGCAATGATGGAGGGAGAACTCGTTAGCATCAATGAATTCGGGCTGAAAGTTCAACTCGAATGGCTGGCCCCATTTGCGCCGCGAAAACTGCTCCTGAATATGGTAAAGAAAATGCAGGAATAG
- a CDS encoding DUF4174 domain-containing protein, with product MSQTDEYFDLNDYRWKNRVLLIFSPNASNADYRNQMKTLKSKTASDGLKERDLKVFRVIHQRGPMLRDLKIPEEKYESLRARYSVDPYTYTMVLIGKDGGEKERFGSAVQLSRIFERIDEMPMRKLEIDG from the coding sequence ATGTCACAGACGGATGAGTACTTTGACCTTAATGATTATCGCTGGAAGAACAGGGTATTACTGATCTTTTCCCCGAATGCTTCTAATGCCGATTATCGAAATCAGATGAAAACCCTCAAGAGCAAAACTGCTTCTGATGGTTTAAAGGAAAGAGATCTGAAGGTATTTAGGGTGATCCATCAAAGAGGTCCTATGCTCAGAGACCTGAAGATTCCTGAAGAGAAGTATGAATCATTGAGAGCCCGATACAGCGTTGATCCCTATACCTATACAATGGTTCTGATAGGCAAAGATGGTGGTGAAAAGGAACGCTTTGGATCGGCGGTGCAACTCTCCCGGATCTTCGAAAGGATCGACGAAATGCCGATGCGAAAACTGGAGATCGACGGGTAG
- a CDS encoding thiamine-binding protein has translation MKTIAQLSYIPLETHNPREKVQELLEHLAQFDVQIEVGYLSTTIIGAPETVFEVVQELYKIMSTESSKFRFHVELLSPERD, from the coding sequence ATGAAGACCATTGCACAGTTAAGTTACATACCTCTTGAAACACATAATCCAAGAGAAAAAGTACAGGAACTGCTTGAGCATCTGGCTCAGTTTGATGTTCAGATTGAGGTCGGTTACCTTTCAACAACCATTATCGGTGCTCCTGAAACCGTATTTGAGGTCGTTCAGGAACTATATAAGATCATGTCTACCGAGAGTTCAAAATTCCGTTTTCACGTAGAACTCCTGAGTCCTGAAAGAGACTGA
- a CDS encoding DUF4382 domain-containing protein, protein MALIVQACGVNDEEISTAQLRVGLTDAPAAYDQVNIEILQVLVNTNGDEDLEEGEETETDSLENNGWYAILEDSIYVNLLDYQNGAILDLGTATVEPGQYNQVRLLLGDNNNVVVDGITYDLKTPSAQQSGYKLQINETVEAGGVYDLIIDFDASRSVVQRGNGSYLLKPVLRTVDLDETGSISGTVFPADGADWVYAIHQSDADTVGTQPDDGGNFSLIGLQEGVYDLSIIASEAYQDSTIMDIELMDEDLVLQDTVRLNPAN, encoded by the coding sequence TTGGCTTTAATAGTACAGGCATGTGGAGTGAATGATGAAGAAATTTCAACTGCACAGCTCAGAGTGGGATTAACAGATGCTCCTGCAGCTTATGATCAGGTAAACATCGAGATCCTTCAGGTCCTGGTCAACACGAACGGGGATGAAGATCTGGAAGAAGGGGAAGAGACTGAAACAGATTCACTCGAGAATAACGGATGGTATGCCATTCTGGAAGATTCTATTTATGTGAACCTGCTGGATTATCAGAATGGAGCGATCCTTGATCTGGGAACTGCAACGGTTGAACCCGGACAGTACAATCAGGTAAGATTGTTACTGGGTGATAATAATAACGTAGTAGTAGACGGCATCACCTATGACTTGAAAACTCCTAGTGCGCAACAGTCCGGTTATAAGCTACAGATCAATGAGACGGTAGAAGCCGGAGGGGTATATGATCTGATCATCGATTTCGATGCATCCCGATCTGTTGTTCAGAGAGGAAATGGAAGTTACCTGCTGAAACCCGTACTGAGAACTGTAGATCTGGATGAAACCGGTAGTATTTCCGGAACGGTATTCCCGGCAGACGGAGCTGACTGGGTATATGCTATTCACCAGTCTGATGCGGATACGGTTGGAACTCAGCCGGACGATGGTGGTAATTTCAGCCTCATCGGCTTGCAGGAAGGAGTGTATGATCTGTCAATTATCGCCAGTGAGGCATATCAGGATAGCACGATCATGGACATTGAGTTGATGGATGAAGATCTGGTATTGCAGGATACGGTTCGACTGAATCCGGCCAACTAA
- the hisG gene encoding ATP phosphoribosyltransferase: MNRTKDSSTSLRIAIQKSGRLTDKTVDLLHGIGIDFDNYKRNLMVKTRNFDVELLLLRDDDIPEYVQDGVCDLGFVGANVTRETQADVTVLRGLNYGNCRLSLAAPKSADIRTADDFDGKKVATSYPNLTRDFFGNKGIDVQIVEISGAVEIAPQLEVADAIVDLVSTGGTLRANGLIELETIMESETELIRTNHELSPGKKELIERFMVRMDGHLQAGKSRYMMLNAPKGSVDEIKSIIPSMKSPTIVPLAEDEMVAIHTVVPFNELWLIMEKLKEAGASDIVILPIESMIL, encoded by the coding sequence ATGAACAGAACTAAAGATTCTTCCACTTCCTTACGTATAGCTATACAGAAAAGCGGCCGCCTGACCGATAAAACAGTTGATCTGTTGCATGGTATCGGAATTGATTTTGATAATTATAAGAGAAATCTGATGGTCAAGACCCGCAACTTTGATGTTGAGCTCTTGCTTTTGAGGGATGATGATATTCCGGAATATGTGCAGGATGGAGTTTGTGACCTGGGCTTTGTAGGAGCCAATGTTACCCGGGAGACTCAGGCTGATGTCACCGTTTTAAGAGGTCTGAATTATGGTAACTGCAGATTGTCACTTGCCGCTCCAAAGTCTGCAGATATCCGAACAGCAGATGATTTTGACGGCAAAAAGGTTGCTACATCCTATCCGAATCTTACTCGGGATTTCTTCGGTAATAAAGGTATTGATGTTCAGATCGTTGAGATATCCGGTGCAGTGGAGATCGCTCCTCAGCTGGAGGTAGCGGATGCCATTGTGGACCTGGTTTCAACCGGCGGAACACTGCGAGCTAACGGACTGATCGAACTGGAAACGATCATGGAGTCGGAGACCGAACTCATTCGCACCAACCACGAACTTTCCCCCGGTAAGAAAGAACTGATCGAACGATTTATGGTCCGTATGGACGGTCATCTTCAGGCCGGTAAGAGCAGGTACATGATGCTGAATGCTCCAAAGGGGAGTGTGGATGAAATCAAATCCATCATTCCGTCCATGAAAAGTCCGACTATAGTACCTCTTGCAGAGGACGAAATGGTGGCCATACATACCGTAGTTCCCTTCAATGAATTATGGCTGATCATGGAAAAACTGAAGGAGGCTGGTGCTTCTGACATTGTTATCCTGCCGATCGAAAGTATGATCCTATAA
- the hisD gene encoding histidinol dehydrogenase: MKYYNQNDIKPDQRAALLKRPKIDFSSIFSTVQPIIDAVEAEGDPAVLRFTEKFDGVNPGTTVLDPKSMEVELDSESRLAIDTAFDNIFRFHKAQLPNPIEVETMPGVRCMKTNRAIPRVGLYVPGGTAVLPSSAMMLSIPALIAGCETTVMATPPRKDGSIAPELIYIAQKAGVDQILLAGGAQAVAAMAFGTQSVYKVDKILGPGNQYVTAAKMILQNSEAQISIDMPAGPSEVLVIADDKADPSYVAADLLSQAEHGTDSQVVLLATAGFDWDQLESELEEQLNDLPRKEMAEGALKNSYCITMESLDDAFEFSNDYAPEHLILNIENAEDHMDRIQNAGSVFLGALTPESVGDYASGTNHTLPTYGYARMYSGVNLSTFMKSVTFQSLSKEGLVNLGSTVETLAEIEGLHAHRNAVSIRLKDLNSQNKGVE; this comes from the coding sequence ATGAAGTATTACAATCAGAATGACATTAAACCGGATCAGAGAGCGGCCTTGTTAAAGCGTCCGAAGATCGACTTCAGTTCTATCTTTTCGACGGTTCAGCCGATCATTGATGCCGTTGAGGCTGAGGGTGATCCTGCGGTGTTACGGTTTACCGAAAAATTTGACGGCGTGAATCCCGGAACCACAGTGCTGGATCCAAAAAGTATGGAAGTAGAACTGGACTCTGAAAGCAGGTTAGCTATTGATACTGCCTTCGATAATATTTTCAGGTTCCATAAAGCACAGTTACCTAACCCGATTGAAGTTGAGACCATGCCGGGTGTACGATGCATGAAAACAAATCGTGCGATTCCCAGAGTAGGTCTGTATGTTCCGGGAGGGACGGCTGTACTCCCTTCATCCGCTATGATGCTGAGCATCCCGGCATTGATCGCAGGTTGTGAAACCACAGTAATGGCTACTCCGCCTAGAAAAGACGGAAGTATCGCTCCGGAACTGATCTACATTGCGCAAAAGGCCGGAGTGGATCAGATACTGCTGGCCGGTGGAGCACAGGCAGTGGCTGCAATGGCCTTCGGTACCCAAAGTGTTTATAAAGTGGATAAGATCCTGGGTCCCGGTAACCAGTATGTAACCGCGGCAAAAATGATCCTTCAGAACTCCGAGGCACAGATCAGCATCGATATGCCGGCCGGACCATCAGAAGTGCTCGTGATCGCAGATGATAAAGCAGATCCCTCCTATGTGGCGGCTGACCTGCTCTCTCAGGCAGAGCATGGAACCGATAGCCAGGTTGTATTACTGGCTACTGCCGGGTTTGACTGGGACCAATTGGAATCTGAACTGGAAGAGCAGCTCAATGATCTACCCCGAAAAGAAATGGCAGAAGGAGCACTGAAGAACTCATATTGCATCACGATGGAATCCCTGGACGATGCTTTTGAGTTTTCAAACGATTACGCACCTGAACACCTGATCCTCAACATTGAAAATGCGGAAGATCATATGGATCGCATACAAAATGCCGGCTCGGTATTCTTAGGAGCCTTAACCCCGGAAAGCGTGGGAGATTATGCTTCCGGAACCAATCATACGCTGCCGACCTACGGATATGCAAGAATGTACAGCGGGGTTAATTTGTCTACCTTTATGAAATCAGTGACATTTCAGAGTCTCTCTAAGGAGGGATTAGTCAATCTGGGTAGTACCGTCGAGACGCTCGCAGAAATTGAAGGGCTGCATGCACACCGGAATGCGGTGTCAATTCGTCTCAAAGATCTGAATTCACAGAATAAAGGAGTTGAGTGA
- the hisC gene encoding histidinol-phosphate transaminase → MSGFDLHSLVRENIRELKPYRSARDDFDKGILLDANENSMGSPIESDLELNRYPMPLQEELRAKIAAYRKVKPSQVFTGVGSDEAIDLLFRIFCIPGHDRILINPPTYGMYKVSAKINDVQVDEVLLDENFQLRPDKILEQVTTQTKLIFICSPNNPTANSIKRDDIIKVLSSFNGIVVVDEAYIDFSGTGSMAAMTDEYPNLVVLQTLSKAFGLAGIRLGIAIASEEIISYMLKVKAPYNINKLTSKAAIEAFDHVDKVQENVRRILDERKRMEDMLAEIEEVDEVFPSDANFLVFRVKNALKVYEVLAAEGVVVRYRGNEPGCENGLRLTIGTPEENDFFIHKLQEILKKI, encoded by the coding sequence ATGTCTGGTTTTGATCTTCATTCACTGGTGCGGGAAAATATCCGTGAGCTTAAACCGTACCGAAGTGCCCGGGACGATTTTGATAAAGGGATCTTGCTGGATGCGAACGAGAATAGTATGGGTTCACCGATCGAGAGTGATCTGGAACTCAACCGTTATCCGATGCCTCTTCAGGAAGAACTTCGTGCAAAGATCGCGGCATACCGTAAGGTTAAACCGTCACAGGTCTTTACCGGCGTAGGAAGTGATGAGGCCATTGATCTGCTGTTCAGGATCTTTTGCATTCCGGGTCATGATCGTATACTGATCAATCCCCCTACGTACGGGATGTACAAGGTATCAGCCAAGATCAATGATGTGCAGGTGGATGAGGTTCTCCTGGATGAGAATTTTCAGCTGCGACCGGATAAAATTCTGGAACAGGTCACTACTCAGACAAAACTGATATTTATCTGCTCACCTAACAACCCGACAGCGAACAGTATTAAGCGGGATGATATCATAAAGGTGCTTAGCAGTTTTAATGGAATAGTGGTCGTGGATGAGGCCTACATAGATTTCAGCGGAACAGGCAGCATGGCGGCGATGACCGATGAATATCCTAACCTGGTCGTTTTACAGACCCTGTCAAAAGCATTCGGACTGGCCGGCATCAGGCTGGGTATAGCAATTGCTTCAGAAGAGATCATCTCTTATATGCTGAAAGTGAAGGCTCCGTATAATATCAACAAGCTGACATCTAAAGCAGCTATTGAAGCTTTTGATCATGTTGATAAAGTTCAGGAAAATGTACGCAGGATCCTGGATGAAAGGAAAAGGATGGAAGATATGCTGGCAGAAATAGAGGAGGTAGATGAAGTATTTCCCTCAGATGCCAACTTCCTGGTATTCAGGGTAAAAAATGCCCTAAAGGTTTATGAAGTGCTGGCCGCTGAGGGAGTGGTGGTCCGATACCGTGGAAATGAACCGGGGTGTGAGAACGGACTGAGACTGACTATCGGAACTCCGGAGGAAAATGATTTCTTTATCCATAAACTTCAGGAAATCCTTAAAAAAATATAA